Proteins encoded together in one Fibrobacter sp. UWH4 window:
- the dcm gene encoding DNA (cytosine-5-)-methyltransferase, with protein sequence MERKVPSKKVVKDDKSKPKFKFIDLFAGIGGFHTAMHSVGGKCVFASEWDKNARITYEENYKAIEPSLFEKDSEGNYKFFNADINDVQLDKVPDFDVLCGGFPCQAFSIAGKRKGFEDTRGTLFFNIAAIVDHKIKTGKKPKVLFLENVKGLKNHDHGKTLETLLRVLKDDLEYEVRTMVLNAKYFGVPQNRERLFFVCWDKKQCPVDDFMFPIGLDSNLKSIFDKDSLDKSIPTKVGDILEPDASLPEKMTISDKMWIGHQLRKERNRANGKGFGYSLFKENATYCSTISARYWKDGSEILIDQSDKNKNPRKLTPVEAGRLQGYKIVGNGWKYAEAAENQNNKNRLPTMRIVVSDKEAYHQFGNSVAVPVIRTLAKEIKKQLLKV encoded by the coding sequence ATGGAGCGAAAAGTGCCGAGTAAAAAGGTTGTCAAGGACGACAAAAGCAAACCGAAGTTCAAGTTCATCGATTTGTTTGCTGGTATCGGAGGATTCCACACAGCAATGCATTCCGTTGGTGGGAAATGCGTTTTTGCAAGTGAATGGGACAAGAACGCTCGCATAACTTATGAAGAAAATTACAAGGCCATTGAGCCATCTCTTTTTGAAAAAGATAGCGAAGGTAATTACAAGTTTTTTAATGCTGACATAAACGACGTTCAATTGGATAAGGTTCCAGACTTTGATGTTCTGTGCGGCGGTTTCCCGTGTCAAGCTTTTTCGATTGCGGGGAAACGCAAAGGTTTTGAAGACACTCGTGGAACTCTCTTTTTTAACATCGCCGCTATAGTTGACCATAAAATAAAGACTGGAAAAAAGCCGAAAGTACTCTTCCTTGAAAATGTCAAAGGTCTGAAAAATCATGATCATGGGAAGACTCTTGAAACATTATTACGAGTGTTAAAAGATGATTTGGAATATGAAGTCAGAACGATGGTTTTAAATGCCAAGTATTTTGGCGTGCCGCAAAATAGAGAAAGGCTCTTTTTTGTTTGTTGGGACAAAAAGCAATGCCCCGTAGATGACTTTATGTTTCCGATTGGTTTAGATTCGAACTTGAAATCCATCTTTGATAAGGATTCTTTAGATAAATCCATACCGACAAAAGTTGGTGATATTTTGGAACCGGATGCATCCCTTCCTGAGAAGATGACCATCAGCGATAAAATGTGGATAGGACATCAGCTCAGGAAAGAACGAAATCGTGCAAACGGGAAAGGCTTCGGTTATTCGCTGTTTAAGGAAAACGCGACCTATTGCAGCACCATTTCAGCACGCTACTGGAAAGACGGTAGTGAAATTCTTATAGATCAATCTGATAAAAATAAAAATCCTCGAAAACTAACGCCTGTTGAGGCCGGTCGATTGCAGGGCTATAAGATTGTTGGCAATGGTTGGAAGTATGCTGAAGCGGCAGAGAATCAGAACAACAAGAATCGGCTGCCAACGATGAGAATTGTTGTATCGGATAAAGAAGCTTACCATCAATTTGGCAATAGTGTCGCTGTTCCTGTGATTAGAACGCTTGCGAAAGAAATTAAGAAACAATTACTGAAGGTGTAA
- a CDS encoding AAA family ATPase produces the protein MKTLANYLNELESLFPLNITTTSFCLSMSNSGRRGAAKEFYLTSGSLMTSLKDIRDHLDAFPENYIESQWRDSSEKYFSDNHAKSLCGVQTRPFFETVNKVVSWANDLEYREGVIQLSVETVDKALLEIKKCSHQKIFKYPLVDDSFLNGLNEDQVVDVLAERLKEARETSRGAQYYGFKYSQILDRFEKKVIDKTIAKTGISDKLYSEIDKGRGVFKRAVQEGELTESFYQNSGIVYPDIQVQNDDFDEDDEIENDNSTFQVPFTPTQTIYYGVPGCGKSHEIKKKLKNVPDYNKIRTVFHPEYSNADFVGQILPEVNIDTNGRSIVEYKFKPGPFTEIVRRAYLNPDENFYLVIEEINRGNAAAIFGEMFQLLDRLDADENADEVSSEHIYGKGWSSYGVDNQDVNAYIRSQVVISQEKPEHCSNVTGSAGDLNPRLYKSMDIESENVTVTWREKNENGFTPKSKHIHFTANTAIRLPPNLSIYATMNTSDQNVFTLDNAFQRRWEMKQIPNDLKNTGDSAAQYGRIIKKVKKTESGEETIDTNVQWGDFRKAINEVIMDSAQANGLSSMEDKRLGGWFYTESDNFAEKVLKYLWDDAFKFDRPNQFNDVTTLEELVEKFNGDDGFNVFKDGRISELQNDSLTTPDTPAQNDTSVTNG, from the coding sequence ATGAAAACACTTGCAAACTATTTAAATGAATTGGAAAGCCTGTTTCCACTCAATATAACAACAACCTCTTTTTGTCTAAGCATGTCTAATAGCGGACGACGTGGAGCAGCAAAGGAATTTTATCTTACATCGGGAAGTCTTATGACTTCTTTAAAAGACATTCGAGATCATCTTGATGCATTCCCAGAGAATTATATAGAATCTCAATGGCGAGATTCTTCTGAAAAATATTTCTCAGATAATCATGCAAAATCATTATGTGGTGTACAGACAAGACCTTTTTTTGAAACGGTCAATAAAGTTGTTTCTTGGGCGAATGATTTAGAGTATCGTGAAGGTGTAATCCAATTGTCGGTAGAAACCGTTGACAAGGCCCTGCTGGAAATAAAAAAATGTAGCCATCAAAAAATTTTTAAGTATCCGTTGGTCGATGATTCTTTTCTTAATGGATTGAATGAAGATCAGGTTGTTGATGTTCTTGCGGAAAGATTAAAAGAAGCAAGAGAAACATCTCGAGGGGCTCAATATTATGGTTTTAAATATTCGCAAATTTTAGATCGATTTGAAAAAAAAGTAATAGATAAAACAATCGCTAAAACGGGAATATCCGATAAATTATATTCCGAAATAGACAAAGGTCGAGGTGTTTTTAAAAGGGCTGTTCAAGAAGGAGAGCTAACAGAATCTTTTTATCAAAATAGCGGCATTGTTTATCCTGATATTCAAGTACAGAATGATGATTTTGATGAAGATGATGAAATCGAAAATGATAATTCGACTTTTCAAGTTCCCTTCACCCCCACCCAAACCATCTACTACGGTGTTCCGGGATGCGGCAAGAGCCATGAAATAAAGAAAAAACTAAAAAATGTTCCTGATTACAACAAAATACGAACGGTCTTTCACCCGGAATATAGCAATGCAGATTTTGTAGGACAAATTCTTCCCGAAGTCAACATCGATACAAACGGTCGCTCGATAGTCGAGTATAAATTCAAGCCAGGTCCATTTACGGAGATTGTTCGTCGGGCCTACCTCAATCCCGATGAGAATTTTTACTTAGTAATTGAAGAAATTAATCGTGGTAATGCTGCTGCCATATTTGGCGAAATGTTCCAACTATTGGATCGACTTGATGCTGATGAAAATGCAGATGAGGTATCTTCGGAACACATCTATGGAAAAGGATGGAGTTCTTATGGCGTAGATAATCAGGATGTAAATGCATATATCAGAAGTCAAGTTGTCATTTCACAAGAAAAACCTGAGCATTGTTCGAATGTTACCGGCTCTGCGGGAGACTTAAATCCAAGACTTTATAAATCCATGGATATTGAATCTGAAAATGTGACGGTCACATGGAGAGAAAAGAACGAAAATGGCTTTACACCCAAATCTAAACATATTCATTTTACGGCCAATACGGCCATTCGTCTTCCGCCGAATCTTTCCATCTATGCAACGATGAACACCAGCGACCAGAATGTGTTTACGCTTGACAACGCATTCCAGCGCCGTTGGGAAATGAAACAAATCCCGAATGACTTGAAAAATACAGGAGATTCTGCTGCTCAATACGGTCGAATAATTAAAAAGGTCAAAAAGACCGAAAGCGGAGAAGAAACTATTGACACAAATGTCCAGTGGGGCGACTTCCGTAAGGCGATAAACGAAGTCATCATGGATTCCGCACAGGCGAATGGCCTTTCTAGTATGGAAGACAAGCGGCTTGGCGGATGGTTCTATACGGAATCGGACAATTTTGCCGAAAAGGTGCTCAAGTACCTTTGGGACGATGCGTTCAAGTTTGATAGGCCGAACCAATTCAATGATGTAACTACATTGGAAGAACTGGTTGAGAAATTCAATGGGGATGATGGATTCAATGTGTTTAAAGATGGGCGCATAAGCGAATTACAGAATGATTCTTTGACTACGCCTGACACCCCCGCTCAAAATGATACTTCCGTAACAAATGGCTAA
- a CDS encoding LlaJI family restriction endonuclease, translated as MANQEPKHSRPKLSDVCVYGLKQEDEFVGIRYNDGDLKVYFPFGYSRPSSDEEQKYRDDILNLVSVLSAYSKESLGVGENRMLNDENVHFPIHAYIHVFNYFLNHGYYVENEPVYKRAKGGKINWSKTIKQVRPQIAGDFPNESVVYLDFVTKKSAHNENELITQIHKFCVYEAYEKIGCLFGFMQPEKAIVPFNAELFVSVLRTRMANTFNEKHLLLFQNMLDIICYMGKREDNRKASFGTNDFEYVWEGLIDHVFGIDDKDKYFPHCTWKIDNDEKSLDWRSEKRTALRPDTIMELTDDCKKIFILDAKYYQYPRTLPGTGSILKQIAYAEFIETQLRDIPDQAGNDIFNAFILPYAAEDGRNVETSYRLENFGYAECDWRKGDAQDAKPYERIYGILLDVRSIMQRHPKSSDKDIAELAAKIDNYSNIMPSSSSLSPSS; from the coding sequence ATGGCTAATCAGGAACCGAAACATTCCCGTCCGAAACTGAGCGATGTTTGTGTCTATGGACTCAAGCAGGAGGACGAGTTTGTCGGCATCCGTTATAATGACGGCGACTTGAAGGTCTATTTCCCATTCGGCTATTCAAGACCATCCTCTGATGAGGAACAAAAATATCGTGACGACATTTTGAACCTTGTCTCGGTGCTTTCCGCATATTCCAAGGAAAGCTTGGGCGTAGGTGAAAATCGCATGCTGAATGACGAAAATGTCCACTTCCCGATACATGCCTACATCCACGTCTTCAACTATTTTCTGAATCATGGCTATTACGTGGAAAACGAGCCGGTTTACAAGCGTGCGAAGGGCGGAAAAATAAATTGGTCGAAAACAATCAAGCAGGTGCGTCCGCAAATTGCCGGAGATTTTCCGAACGAGAGCGTTGTCTATCTTGATTTTGTGACAAAGAAGTCAGCTCACAATGAAAATGAACTGATAACGCAGATTCACAAGTTCTGCGTCTATGAGGCGTACGAAAAGATTGGCTGTCTTTTTGGCTTTATGCAGCCCGAGAAGGCGATCGTGCCGTTCAACGCGGAGCTTTTTGTCTCAGTGCTGCGCACGCGCATGGCGAACACTTTCAACGAAAAGCATCTGCTGCTATTCCAGAACATGCTCGACATCATCTGCTATATGGGCAAGCGCGAGGATAACCGCAAGGCGAGTTTCGGCACGAACGACTTTGAATATGTATGGGAAGGTCTGATTGACCATGTGTTTGGTATAGATGACAAGGATAAGTATTTCCCGCATTGCACCTGGAAAATCGACAATGATGAAAAATCGCTTGACTGGCGGAGCGAAAAGCGGACCGCCTTGCGGCCTGACACGATCATGGAGTTGACTGACGATTGCAAGAAGATATTTATTCTCGATGCGAAATATTACCAGTATCCAAGAACATTGCCAGGAACAGGGTCCATTCTCAAGCAAATCGCCTATGCGGAATTTATTGAGACCCAGTTAAGGGATATTCCCGACCAAGCCGGGAATGACATCTTTAATGCGTTTATTTTGCCGTATGCGGCAGAAGACGGGCGTAATGTTGAGACCAGTTATCGTCTAGAAAATTTTGGTTATGCGGAATGTGATTGGCGAAAGGGCGATGCGCAAGACGCAAAGCCCTATGAACGCATCTACGGGATCCTGCTAGATGTCCGCTCCATTATGCAGCGGCATCCCAAGTCCTCTGACAAGGATATTGCGGAGCTTGCCGCAAAAATTGACAACTATTCAAACATCATGCCTTCGTCTTCATCGCTTTCGCCGTCGTCGTAG
- a CDS encoding pyrimidine 5'-nucleotidase, with protein sequence MVWLFDYDLTLYGTEERCVINSLDHRISLFVQKTVGGDFESAHKVRTDYLERFGTTLSGLMAMHGTDPDDFFDFIHEPEYLIYPKKSPEKLALLQSLKGPHFVFTNGRHDWSEAGMAHMGIDSAIDGVFDLKQLDWVGKPHDSAYEKMEKWLAERLADMGVEMPKDSREIVLLEDSLRNLEPAHRRGWTTIFVNPTPDTPDWVDYHIPHLLNLRDLQIA encoded by the coding sequence ATGGTTTGGCTGTTTGATTACGATTTAACTTTATACGGAACCGAGGAACGGTGTGTCATTAATTCCTTGGACCACCGTATTTCGCTGTTTGTGCAAAAGACTGTGGGTGGTGATTTTGAATCGGCCCATAAGGTGCGCACCGATTACCTGGAACGTTTTGGCACGACCCTTTCGGGGCTGATGGCGATGCATGGTACGGATCCCGACGATTTTTTTGATTTCATTCATGAGCCGGAATATTTGATTTACCCGAAAAAATCGCCCGAAAAGCTCGCCTTGTTACAAAGTCTTAAGGGACCGCATTTCGTTTTTACGAACGGCCGTCACGATTGGAGCGAAGCGGGCATGGCTCACATGGGAATCGATTCGGCGATTGATGGCGTATTTGATCTAAAACAGCTTGATTGGGTCGGAAAGCCCCACGACAGCGCCTACGAAAAAATGGAAAAGTGGCTTGCCGAAAGGCTTGCTGATATGGGGGTTGAAATGCCCAAGGATTCGCGCGAAATTGTGCTGCTCGAGGATTCGCTCCGTAACCTGGAACCTGCACATCGACGCGGCTGGACGACGATTTTCGTGAATCCGACCCCTGACACCCCCGATTGGGTGGATTATCACATTCCGCATTTGCTCAATTTACGCGATTTACAAATTGCCTAG
- a CDS encoding deoxyguanosinetriphosphate triphosphohydrolase, with protein sequence MLQWDTLLSATRYGHPADLDPNRSDFHRDYDRIVFSTAFRRLGRKTQVHPFSVNDHVHSRLTHSIEVSSVGRSLAITVYHLIKKYLPKYINEYHFGTIVQSACLAHDIGNPPFGHAGEAAIREWFRKNRNSAPLRDLSETEIADFENFDGNAQGHRILSKLEYHFLDGGMRLTYATLGAMIKYPQLAKFGQPTSLFSTEADLYRVTAYTLGIPEVETGKWVRHPLVYLMEAADDICYSILDVEDAIELGILSYGDVRGMFSYLCGPDVDIDREFQENGQNFRDFLSSVRGLAIQNLIDDVAVTFVNNYEAIMSGERVKHLTNLSRSDVMEGIRIAKRLGVERIYPDRRKTELEVGSYTTLATVLDAFINGVYDYRLNGNNSYRADRIVRLIGQAKIGQSVTVAEAYHQVLDFVSGMTDNYATYLARQIGGLAMGY encoded by the coding sequence ATGCTTCAATGGGATACTTTGCTTTCTGCGACGCGCTACGGGCACCCCGCCGATTTGGACCCGAACCGTTCTGACTTTCACCGCGATTACGACCGTATTGTTTTTTCGACAGCGTTCAGGCGCCTTGGCCGCAAGACTCAGGTGCACCCGTTCTCGGTGAACGACCATGTACACAGCCGTCTTACGCACAGTATTGAAGTGTCGAGCGTGGGCCGCAGCCTTGCGATTACGGTGTATCATTTGATTAAAAAGTATCTGCCCAAGTACATTAACGAATACCATTTCGGAACGATCGTGCAGTCCGCCTGTCTTGCGCACGATATCGGAAATCCGCCTTTTGGTCACGCCGGCGAAGCGGCCATTCGCGAATGGTTCCGCAAGAACCGTAATTCCGCACCGCTTCGTGACTTGAGTGAAACCGAAATCGCCGACTTTGAAAACTTTGACGGCAACGCCCAGGGCCACCGCATTTTGAGCAAGCTGGAATACCACTTTTTAGATGGCGGCATGCGCTTGACTTATGCGACTTTGGGTGCCATGATTAAGTATCCGCAGTTGGCTAAGTTTGGTCAGCCCACAAGTCTTTTTTCGACAGAGGCGGATCTTTATCGAGTGACCGCTTATACACTTGGAATTCCCGAAGTGGAAACGGGCAAGTGGGTGCGCCATCCGCTGGTTTACCTGATGGAAGCTGCCGACGACATCTGCTACAGCATCTTGGATGTGGAAGACGCCATCGAGCTTGGCATCTTGAGTTACGGCGATGTGCGTGGCATGTTCAGTTATTTGTGCGGCCCCGACGTGGATATTGACCGCGAGTTCCAGGAAAACGGTCAGAATTTCCGCGACTTCTTGAGCAGCGTGCGCGGTTTAGCAATTCAGAACTTGATTGACGATGTGGCGGTCACCTTCGTGAACAATTACGAAGCGATTATGAGTGGCGAACGCGTCAAGCATTTGACGAATCTTTCCCGCTCCGACGTGATGGAAGGGATTCGCATTGCGAAACGCCTGGGTGTCGAACGCATCTACCCCGACCGCCGCAAGACCGAACTCGAAGTCGGTAGCTACACGACGCTTGCCACCGTGCTCGATGCCTTTATCAACGGCGTTTACGACTACCGCCTGAACGGAAATAATTCCTACCGCGCCGACCGCATTGTGCGACTCATTGGTCAGGCGAAAATTGGCCAAAGCGTGACGGTTGCCGAGGCCTACCACCAGGTGCTCGACTTTGTGAGTGGCATGACGGACAACTACGCGACTTACCTGGCGCGCCAGATTGGCGGCCTTGCCATGGGATATTAA
- a CDS encoding geranylgeranylglycerol-phosphate geranylgeranyltransferase yields the protein MTRPVNIVIAMVTLAIGYYLLSAMPTQSAGISWTTLILQSIGFAFAIGFANIQNDILDLDSDRLNRPERPLVSGKVSVNVARRAWITLTVLTVVCGIAESLVAKTGFTSTLFFILLSLVLTAYNKWLKHIPLLKNMTVAFLCATPLILCLFYPTGYKETEDFAMDFADKIGFLYPAMLFAFLLTTSREIYKDLEDETGDLKAGIMTFPLIAGTKTARRLAAFITIFCWAILPLPVVQGYYPMLFLYITGAAFTPILAAILVFAHKRNYRRAQKLVKVAMFAGLVALVVSC from the coding sequence ATGACCCGTCCCGTCAACATCGTCATCGCCATGGTGACGCTCGCAATCGGCTACTACCTGCTTTCGGCCATGCCGACCCAAAGTGCGGGCATCAGCTGGACAACGCTGATTTTGCAGAGCATCGGGTTCGCCTTTGCGATTGGATTTGCAAACATCCAAAACGACATTCTCGACCTGGATAGTGACCGTCTGAATCGCCCGGAGCGCCCCCTTGTAAGCGGGAAAGTTTCGGTGAATGTGGCGCGGAGGGCGTGGATTACCCTGACTGTCTTGACTGTTGTTTGCGGAATCGCCGAAAGCCTAGTCGCAAAGACAGGTTTCACTTCTACCCTTTTCTTTATCCTGCTCAGTCTTGTTCTAACAGCCTACAACAAGTGGCTTAAGCACATTCCCCTACTCAAGAACATGACCGTAGCCTTTTTATGTGCGACCCCCCTTATCCTTTGCCTGTTCTATCCCACCGGATACAAGGAAACCGAAGATTTTGCGATGGATTTTGCCGACAAAATCGGCTTTCTCTATCCCGCTATGTTATTTGCATTTTTATTAACAACATCTCGCGAAATTTACAAGGATCTCGAAGACGAAACCGGAGACCTCAAGGCAGGAATCATGACATTCCCGCTGATTGCAGGAACAAAAACGGCAAGACGCCTCGCCGCCTTTATCACCATTTTCTGCTGGGCAATCCTCCCGCTCCCCGTCGTTCAAGGGTACTACCCGATGCTGTTCCTTTATATCACGGGAGCAGCCTTTACCCCGATTCTTGCAGCCATACTCGTATTTGCGCACAAGAGAAACTACCGACGCGCCCAAAAACTCGTAAAGGTCGCGATGTTTGCCGGCCTCGTCGCACTCGTCGTCAGCTGTTAG
- a CDS encoding folylpolyglutamate synthase/dihydrofolate synthase family protein: protein MQSLGMDYLNSRLMFGMVPGLESTRKLCEILGNPQAKFKTIHIVGTNGKGSTSYYLSGILQAHGFKTGLFTSPHLVSLRERIRVNDAPISDEDLDRLLLCVRDAAAKAQVEPTFFEVLTLVSFLYYAEQGVDVVAMEAGMGGRLDSTAVACGNFVVLTSIGLEHTEVLGPTESAILKEKMAVVDASEQSVVAGSKSEIIRKTFIVGGLSESLLAEARQFATSHNADCIVPKIRDDIELPNLGHHYIENASLSLAAAERFINGSGRCTYDDALALSALRTRSWAGRMQKLTDASGRVCYILDGAHNSHAVKRLVETLAEYYPGVKFHCVFGALKDKDVGEMLKLMAPHVSHWHITKTPYPRFRELDDLRGLLTGLGLKVASEGELSRKFLDRVAETASAENKDVPVLVTGSLYMIGETVQALKNDFDGLAFFRGLNPTTNEHR, encoded by the coding sequence ATGCAATCTCTCGGTATGGATTATTTGAATTCCCGGCTTATGTTCGGTATGGTGCCGGGGCTTGAATCAACAAGAAAACTTTGCGAAATCCTCGGAAATCCGCAAGCCAAGTTCAAGACCATTCACATTGTCGGTACGAACGGCAAAGGCTCCACGAGTTATTATCTGTCGGGTATTCTGCAGGCGCACGGGTTCAAGACCGGCCTTTTTACGAGCCCGCACCTGGTCAGTCTCCGTGAACGCATCCGTGTCAACGATGCGCCCATCAGCGACGAAGATTTGGATCGCCTACTGCTCTGCGTGCGCGATGCTGCCGCAAAGGCTCAAGTGGAACCGACTTTTTTTGAAGTGCTGACCCTAGTGTCGTTCCTGTATTATGCGGAACAGGGCGTAGACGTGGTGGCCATGGAAGCGGGAATGGGCGGGCGTCTAGACAGTACGGCGGTGGCATGCGGCAATTTTGTGGTGCTTACGAGTATCGGACTTGAACATACCGAGGTTTTGGGACCTACCGAAAGCGCCATTCTTAAGGAAAAAATGGCCGTTGTGGATGCTTCTGAACAGAGCGTCGTGGCGGGCTCGAAGAGCGAAATAATCCGGAAGACTTTTATTGTAGGGGGACTTTCTGAAAGCCTGCTTGCCGAAGCACGTCAGTTTGCCACCTCGCACAATGCCGACTGTATTGTCCCGAAAATCCGCGACGATATCGAACTCCCGAACTTGGGACATCATTATATCGAGAATGCAAGCCTTTCTTTGGCGGCTGCGGAGCGTTTTATAAACGGGAGCGGTCGTTGCACCTATGATGATGCCCTTGCGCTTTCCGCTCTCAGGACGCGTTCGTGGGCAGGGCGCATGCAGAAATTGACGGATGCCTCGGGGCGTGTCTGCTATATTCTTGACGGAGCGCACAATTCCCATGCAGTCAAGCGCCTTGTAGAAACATTGGCGGAGTATTATCCCGGGGTCAAATTCCACTGCGTTTTCGGTGCGCTCAAGGACAAGGACGTGGGAGAAATGTTAAAGCTCATGGCCCCGCACGTGAGTCATTGGCATATTACCAAGACTCCGTATCCGAGATTCCGGGAACTGGATGATTTGCGTGGTTTGCTGACAGGCCTTGGATTGAAAGTGGCTAGCGAAGGCGAACTCAGCCGCAAATTTTTAGATCGAGTCGCAGAGACTGCTTCTGCCGAAAATAAAGATGTCCCCGTGCTGGTGACGGGGAGCCTCTATATGATAGGCGAAACGGTTCAGGCCTTGAAAAATGATTTTGACGGATTGGCCTTTTTCCGCGGGCTGAATCCGACTACGAACGAACACCGCTAA
- a CDS encoding endonuclease, translating to MKRIGTLLLLAVFIAIAWSRVDPEEAPHHYNYKQASQQMRRIYYGDLQETLYCGCRYQDKKHVDFSTCDFAPRDNPKRKSFKRAQSIEWEHMVTAHNMGQHLPCWRDGGRKNCSANDTTFKLMEGDLHNLYPAIGEVNGDRNNFMYSQWTNNPEPMYGKCKTIVDFKLKKAQPREEARGIIARAYFYMEKTYGVNLSKQDRKLFEAWDKMYPVTEKECERDRRIFKVQGDHNPFVYEKCKQ from the coding sequence ATGAAAAGAATTGGTACATTACTGCTTTTAGCGGTTTTTATTGCTATCGCCTGGTCACGCGTCGATCCCGAAGAGGCGCCGCATCACTACAACTACAAGCAGGCTTCGCAGCAGATGCGCCGTATTTATTACGGCGACCTTCAAGAAACCCTTTACTGCGGCTGCCGCTACCAAGACAAAAAACACGTCGATTTTTCTACCTGCGATTTTGCACCGCGCGACAATCCGAAGCGCAAGAGCTTTAAGCGGGCCCAGTCTATCGAATGGGAACACATGGTAACCGCCCACAATATGGGACAGCATCTCCCTTGCTGGCGCGATGGAGGACGCAAGAATTGCAGCGCGAACGACACGACCTTCAAGCTGATGGAAGGCGACCTTCACAACCTCTACCCCGCCATTGGCGAAGTGAACGGCGACCGAAACAATTTTATGTATAGCCAGTGGACCAACAATCCGGAACCCATGTACGGCAAGTGCAAGACGATTGTCGATTTCAAGCTCAAGAAGGCTCAACCCCGTGAAGAAGCCCGCGGAATTATCGCGCGCGCCTACTTTTACATGGAAAAGACATACGGTGTTAATTTGTCCAAGCAAGACCGCAAGCTGTTCGAGGCATGGGACAAGATGTATCCCGTCACCGAAAAGGAATGCGAGCGCGACCGCCGCATTTTCAAGGTGCAGGGGGACCACAATCCGTTCGTGTACGAAAAATGCAAGCAATAA